In Devosia beringensis, a single window of DNA contains:
- the rplS gene encoding 50S ribosomal protein L19, translating into MSSIIEQLEAEQMAAVAAKRQLPEFTHGDTVKVWVRITEGTKERLQAYEGIVIAFNGGGVMESFTVRKISYGEGVERVFPLYSPNVASVEVLKRGKVRRAKLYYLRDRRGKSARIFESTNSRTKKIEATERTAAVAAKEAREAEKVAAAQAFAAEQAAKEAEAAAAAKAAEQAAAAEAEAASAEPKAE; encoded by the coding sequence ATGTCCAGCATCATCGAACAGCTCGAAGCCGAGCAGATGGCCGCTGTCGCCGCCAAGCGCCAGCTGCCCGAATTTACCCACGGCGACACCGTCAAGGTGTGGGTCCGCATCACCGAAGGCACCAAGGAGCGTCTGCAGGCCTATGAAGGCATTGTGATCGCTTTCAACGGCGGCGGCGTGATGGAATCCTTCACCGTGCGCAAGATTTCCTATGGCGAAGGCGTCGAGCGCGTCTTCCCGCTCTATTCGCCCAACGTGGCGTCGGTGGAAGTGCTCAAGCGCGGCAAGGTCCGTCGCGCCAAGCTGTACTACCTGCGCGATCGTCGCGGCAAATCTGCCCGCATTTTCGAATCGACCAATTCGCGTACCAAGAAGATCGAAGCTACCGAGCGCACCGCCGCTGTGGCGGCCAAGGAAGCCCGCGAGGCCGAAAAGGTTGCAGCTGCCCAGGCTTTCGCCGCCGAACAGGCCGCCAAGGAAGCCGAAGCCGCAGCAGCAGCGAAGGCCGCTGAACAGGCCGCCGCTGCCGAGGCTGAAGCCGCCAGCGCCGAGCCAAAGGCTGAATAA
- the leuC gene encoding 3-isopropylmalate dehydratase large subunit, with translation MTKARTLYDKIWDDHLVQNNEDGTSLLYIDRHLVHEVTSPQAFEGLRLNNRKVRHPERTLAVVDHNVPTTDRSLPNPDPESAIQIATLAENTADFGIEYFDPFDKRQGIVHIVGPEQGFTLPGMTIVCGDSHTSTHGAFGALAHGIGTSEVEHVLATQTLIQQKAKNMLVRVDGKLPPHVTAKDIILAIIGEIGTAGGNGHVIEFAGEAIQALSMEGRMTVCNMTIEGGARAGLIAPDQTTYDYVKGRNRAPTGQAWDMALDYWKTLYTDEGAVYDKVVVLDAANLPPIVSWGSSPEDVISVTGAVPDPDAIDDENKRASKWRALDYMGLKPGTPITEIGIDRVFIGSCTNGRIEDLRAAAAVIGGRKVASTVSAMVVPGSGLVKDQAEAEGLDVIFKDAGFEWREPGCSMCLAMNPDKLKPQERCASTSNRNFEGRQGFKGRTHLVSPAMAAAAAIAGHFVDIREWQ, from the coding sequence ATGACCAAGGCCCGTACGCTCTACGACAAGATCTGGGACGACCACCTGGTGCAGAACAACGAGGATGGTACCTCGCTGCTCTATATCGACCGGCACCTGGTGCATGAAGTCACGAGCCCCCAGGCCTTCGAGGGTCTGCGGCTGAACAATCGCAAGGTACGGCACCCCGAGCGCACCCTGGCGGTGGTGGACCACAATGTCCCCACCACCGACCGCTCGCTGCCCAATCCGGACCCCGAAAGCGCCATCCAGATCGCCACGCTGGCCGAAAACACGGCCGATTTCGGCATCGAATATTTCGACCCCTTCGACAAGCGCCAGGGCATCGTCCACATCGTCGGGCCAGAGCAGGGGTTCACCCTGCCCGGCATGACCATTGTCTGTGGCGACAGCCATACCTCCACCCATGGCGCCTTTGGCGCGCTGGCCCATGGCATCGGCACCTCCGAGGTCGAGCACGTGCTCGCGACCCAGACGCTGATCCAGCAGAAGGCCAAGAACATGCTGGTGCGGGTGGACGGCAAGCTGCCGCCGCACGTCACGGCCAAGGACATCATTCTCGCCATTATCGGCGAGATCGGCACGGCCGGCGGCAATGGCCATGTCATCGAGTTTGCCGGCGAGGCCATCCAGGCCCTCTCCATGGAAGGCCGCATGACCGTCTGCAACATGACCATCGAGGGCGGCGCCCGCGCCGGCCTGATCGCCCCCGACCAGACCACCTATGACTACGTCAAGGGCCGCAACCGCGCGCCAACCGGCCAGGCCTGGGACATGGCGCTCGACTACTGGAAGACGCTCTATACCGACGAAGGCGCCGTCTATGACAAGGTCGTGGTGCTCGACGCAGCCAACCTGCCGCCCATCGTCTCCTGGGGCTCATCGCCCGAGGACGTGATCTCGGTAACCGGCGCCGTTCCCGATCCTGACGCGATCGATGATGAAAACAAGCGCGCCTCCAAGTGGCGAGCGCTGGACTATATGGGCCTCAAGCCCGGCACGCCGATCACCGAGATCGGCATTGACCGCGTCTTCATCGGCTCCTGCACCAATGGCCGCATCGAGGACCTGCGCGCTGCCGCAGCCGTCATCGGTGGCCGCAAGGTGGCCTCCACGGTCAGCGCCATGGTCGTGCCGGGCTCCGGCCTGGTCAAGGACCAGGCCGAGGCCGAGGGCCTCGACGTTATTTTCAAGGATGCCGGCTTTGAATGGCGTGAGCCCGGCTGCTCGATGTGCCTGGCCATGAACCCGGACAAGCTCAAGCCGCAGGAACGCTGCGCCTCCACATCCAACCGCAACTTCGAGGGCCGTCAGGGCTTCAAGGGGCGGACGCACCTGGTCTCCCCCGCCATGGCGGCGGCAGCGGCCATTGCCGGCCACTTCGTCGACATTCGCGAGTGGCAGTGA
- the rimM gene encoding ribosome maturation factor RimM (Essential for efficient processing of 16S rRNA), whose protein sequence is MTTQNSNRILLGQIGAAHGIKGAVRIAAHTQDPLAIGSYGPLHTDRPGLVITIDKLRLHKNVVVAHIKGIADRDAAEKLNGVSLFVDRDRLPEPEDEDDFYHADLIGLEARLQSGQIIGQVSALPNFGAGDLIEIRDPQSGDTYLYPFTRAVVPAVRIAEGYLVIEVPLEAPEGEEEPD, encoded by the coding sequence ATGACCACCCAGAACAGCAATCGCATCCTGCTCGGCCAGATCGGCGCCGCCCACGGCATCAAGGGCGCCGTCCGCATCGCCGCCCATACCCAGGATCCGCTGGCCATTGGCTCCTATGGCCCGCTGCATACCGACCGGCCGGGCCTGGTCATAACCATCGACAAGCTGCGCCTGCACAAGAATGTGGTCGTTGCTCACATCAAGGGCATTGCTGACCGCGACGCTGCCGAAAAGCTCAACGGCGTCAGCCTCTTTGTCGACCGTGACCGGCTGCCCGAACCGGAAGACGAGGACGATTTCTACCATGCCGACCTGATCGGTCTCGAGGCACGACTGCAATCGGGCCAGATCATCGGCCAGGTGTCGGCCCTGCCCAATTTCGGCGCCGGCGACCTGATTGAAATTCGCGATCCCCAGAGCGGCGACACCTACCTCTATCCATTCACCCGCGCTGTAGTGCCGGCCGTCCGCATTGCCGAGGGCTATCTCGTCATCGAAGTGCCGCTCGAGGCGCCCGAGGGCGAGGAAGAGCCCGATTGA
- a CDS encoding lipopolysaccharide biosynthesis protein, with the protein MRLTIPSDLSALLHAGLWRVIGSLGIKVATAGLTYLTYVVLSRTMTVPEYGHFAFGLALATVLAIAAGVGQPTAILRLWSQETVAGNRAAATAAVQAGSMLTILSGLTIALVMCLVVFLWVLLLPLEDTANHFYGAAFLILPMALAEYNSSALRAQGSLWTALVPRDILWRIALPAVVLGLFSVGIVLSGPDALVLSAALLSGMLALQFWGAITRRYVLSPVVGVVGPYWQRWGGLSRWFLLGTLIETVALNADVVLVGLMLNLESSGLYFNAFRTAGLMTLFTFAIELVIAPMIAQHFHAGEMRKAQAIAAMASFAGFAFSLLVFVAFFGWGEWILSLFGPAYAEGWLVLVLLALGLLFDAATGPSKIVMMMTGHERAYAMIFGGIMGAGLIVQILIIPTYGVIGAAAANMGARILAQLSIALWCRLRIGLDTSVLGVFAVRGTQDRLPQ; encoded by the coding sequence ATGCGGCTTACCATTCCTTCAGACCTGTCGGCATTGCTCCATGCTGGCCTGTGGCGCGTCATCGGCTCACTGGGCATCAAGGTCGCGACTGCGGGCCTGACCTACCTGACCTATGTCGTGCTTTCCCGCACCATGACGGTGCCGGAATACGGCCATTTTGCCTTTGGCCTGGCTCTGGCCACCGTGCTGGCCATTGCCGCCGGCGTGGGCCAGCCCACCGCCATCCTGCGTCTCTGGTCGCAGGAGACGGTTGCCGGCAACCGGGCCGCTGCCACTGCAGCGGTGCAGGCCGGCTCCATGCTCACCATCCTGTCTGGCCTGACCATCGCTTTGGTCATGTGTCTGGTGGTCTTTCTCTGGGTGCTCCTGCTACCCTTGGAGGATACGGCCAACCATTTTTATGGCGCCGCCTTCCTGATTCTCCCCATGGCACTGGCGGAGTACAATTCCTCGGCCCTGCGGGCCCAGGGCTCGCTCTGGACCGCCTTGGTGCCGCGCGACATTCTCTGGCGCATCGCTCTGCCCGCCGTGGTTCTGGGCCTGTTCAGCGTCGGTATCGTGCTCAGCGGCCCCGATGCGCTGGTGCTCTCGGCCGCCCTGCTGTCGGGCATGCTGGCACTGCAGTTCTGGGGCGCCATAACCCGCCGCTATGTCTTGAGTCCCGTGGTGGGCGTCGTTGGACCCTACTGGCAGCGCTGGGGCGGCCTCAGCCGCTGGTTCCTGCTCGGCACCTTGATAGAGACGGTCGCTCTCAATGCCGACGTGGTCCTCGTGGGATTGATGCTCAACCTCGAAAGCTCGGGCCTCTACTTCAACGCCTTCCGCACCGCCGGCCTGATGACGCTCTTCACCTTTGCCATCGAACTGGTGATTGCCCCGATGATCGCCCAGCATTTCCATGCCGGCGAGATGCGCAAGGCCCAGGCCATTGCGGCCATGGCCTCGTTTGCCGGCTTTGCCTTTTCCCTGCTGGTCTTTGTCGCCTTCTTCGGCTGGGGCGAGTGGATCCTCAGCCTGTTCGGACCTGCCTATGCCGAAGGCTGGCTGGTGCTGGTCCTGCTGGCCCTCGGGCTGCTGTTTGACGCCGCCACCGGTCCGTCCAAGATCGTGATGATGATGACCGGGCATGAACGCGCCTATGCCATGATTTTCGGCGGCATCATGGGCGCCGGCCTGATCGTGCAGATCCTCATCATTCCCACCTATGGGGTGATCGGCGCGGCCGCAGCCAATATGGGCGCCCGCATCCTCGCCCAGCTGTCGATCGCCCTGTGGTGTCGGTTGCGCATTGGCCTCGACACCAGCGTGCTGGGTGTTTTCGCGGTCAGGGGTACGCAGGACCGTCTGCCGCAGTAA
- a CDS encoding metallopeptidase family protein: protein MSELDWGARFAPTLDDIEALASRALAGLPEPFKSLSADVTCTVADYAEDDVLEGFGMEGPFELMGLFSGVGLTEDGAVPQTGQLPNTVFLYRRAILDYWAENDDNTLGDVVAHVLIHELGHHFGLSDSDMEAIEAAADVS, encoded by the coding sequence GTGAGCGAGCTCGACTGGGGGGCGCGCTTCGCGCCCACCCTTGACGACATTGAGGCCCTGGCCAGCCGCGCGCTGGCCGGCCTGCCAGAGCCGTTCAAATCGCTTTCGGCAGACGTCACCTGCACCGTGGCCGATTATGCCGAGGACGACGTGCTGGAAGGCTTTGGCATGGAGGGCCCCTTCGAACTCATGGGCCTGTTTTCCGGCGTCGGCCTCACTGAAGACGGCGCCGTGCCGCAAACCGGCCAGTTGCCCAACACGGTGTTCCTCTACCGCCGCGCCATTCTCGATTACTGGGCCGAGAACGATGACAACACGCTCGGCGACGTCGTTGCTCACGTGCTGATTCATGAGCTTGGCCACCATTTCGGCTTGTCTGACAGTGACATGGAAGCCATCGAGGCTGCAGCCGACGTCTCCTGA
- a CDS encoding Crp/Fnr family transcriptional regulator has product MIRDEAAAALAQAEFFDICDDEQRRMLAFAGDRRHFDADAVLYQAGSVPHGAHVLISGTLKAKPEGKGASKPYAISEPGSVVSSMALILDKPRQVTFTAVTDCETLFVPRHAFLKLLQQSPDLAQRAVARIERDLGSYLGALEPVGRRMRAGES; this is encoded by the coding sequence ATGATCAGGGACGAGGCGGCCGCCGCACTGGCGCAAGCCGAATTTTTCGATATCTGCGACGATGAGCAGCGCCGCATGCTGGCGTTCGCTGGTGATCGTCGGCATTTCGACGCCGACGCGGTGCTCTACCAGGCCGGCAGCGTGCCGCACGGCGCCCATGTGCTGATCTCGGGTACGCTCAAGGCCAAACCCGAGGGAAAGGGCGCCAGCAAGCCCTATGCGATCTCCGAGCCGGGCAGCGTGGTGTCGTCCATGGCGTTGATCCTGGACAAGCCGCGCCAGGTTACATTCACGGCAGTGACCGATTGCGAAACTCTCTTCGTGCCGCGCCACGCCTTTCTCAAGCTGCTGCAGCAGTCGCCTGATCTGGCGCAGCGCGCGGTGGCGCGCATCGAGCGCGACCTGGGCAGTTATCTCGGGGCGCTCGAGCCCGTGGGTCGCCGGATGCGGGCTGGCGAGAGCTAG
- the leuS gene encoding leucine--tRNA ligase, with protein MSVERYNPREMEPKWQKVWDDAQSFVTSNDDPREPYYVLEMFPYPSGRIHMGHVRNYSMGDVVARYHRARGKNVLHPMGWDAFGLPAENAAIERKTHPGTWTRQNIAAMKAQLQSMGLAIDWTREIATCEPEYYQHQQAMFIDMMAAGLVTRKQSKVNWDPIDMTVLANEQVIDGKGWRSGAPVEQRELTQWFFKISDFAEELLAGLDTLTEWPEKVRVMQRNWIGKSEGLRLQFALMPNQTDATAVEVFTTRPDTIFGASFIALSADHPLSTQLAADNAGLASFIAECRSLGTATEALEKAEKKGVFTGLYAKHPVIEGATLPVYVANFVLMEYGTGAIFGCPAHDQRDLDFARKYDLPVTPVVLPAGADAATFAVADEAFTDAGTIFNSGFLDGKTIEDAKRTIAAHFAKREVDGRPQGTVEVNYRLRDWGVSRQRYWGCPIPVIHCEVCGTLPVPKKDLPVVLPEDVSFDKPGNALDHHPTWKHVHCPQCGGAARRETDTMDTFVDSSWYYARFTAPHAATPTVPEIANRWLPVDQYIGGVEHAILHLLYSRYFTRAMKATGHVGLDEPFKGLFTQGMVTHETYKSPKGDWVAPVDVVVETFGEGRRAQHLKSGERISIGSIEKMSKSKKNVIDPDEIVATYGADTARWFMLSDSPPERDVQWTEAGVEGASRFQQRVWRLVGETIDIVQQSSGTVRESDDSEGLALRKIIHRAVHNVGNDIEGLRFNRAVAQIYELTNALVRTAGICAVAPAGRLGALELGVSHLIQLIAPMMPHLAETCWEALGKPGLVADALWPDVDSALLVDDEVTLPIQVNGKRRGEITVAKGTPAATVEQLVLSMDEIVRMLDGKAPKKIVIVPDRIVNVVV; from the coding sequence GTGAGCGTCGAACGCTACAATCCGCGCGAAATGGAACCCAAATGGCAGAAGGTCTGGGACGATGCCCAGAGCTTTGTCACCAGCAATGATGACCCGCGCGAGCCCTATTACGTCCTTGAGATGTTCCCCTATCCGTCGGGCCGCATCCATATGGGCCACGTCCGCAATTATTCCATGGGCGACGTCGTTGCGCGCTATCACCGCGCCAGGGGCAAGAATGTGCTGCACCCCATGGGCTGGGACGCGTTTGGCCTGCCGGCCGAAAACGCCGCCATCGAGCGCAAGACCCATCCCGGCACCTGGACCAGGCAGAATATCGCCGCCATGAAGGCCCAGTTGCAGTCCATGGGCCTGGCCATCGACTGGACGCGCGAGATTGCCACCTGCGAGCCGGAATATTACCAGCACCAGCAGGCCATGTTCATCGACATGATGGCGGCCGGCCTGGTCACCCGCAAGCAGTCCAAGGTCAACTGGGACCCCATCGACATGACCGTGCTGGCCAATGAGCAGGTCATTGACGGCAAGGGCTGGCGTTCCGGCGCCCCGGTCGAGCAGCGCGAACTGACGCAGTGGTTCTTCAAGATCTCCGATTTTGCCGAAGAACTGCTGGCCGGCCTCGATACGCTGACCGAATGGCCCGAAAAGGTCCGCGTCATGCAGCGCAACTGGATCGGCAAGTCCGAAGGGCTGCGCCTCCAGTTCGCATTGATGCCCAATCAGACCGATGCCACGGCCGTCGAGGTGTTCACCACCAGACCCGACACCATATTCGGCGCTTCCTTTATCGCGCTGTCGGCCGATCATCCGCTGAGCACGCAATTGGCAGCCGACAATGCCGGCCTGGCGAGTTTCATCGCCGAATGCCGTTCGCTGGGCACCGCGACCGAAGCCCTCGAAAAGGCAGAGAAAAAGGGCGTATTCACCGGGCTTTACGCAAAGCACCCGGTTATCGAGGGCGCGACTTTGCCCGTCTATGTCGCCAATTTTGTGCTGATGGAATATGGTACCGGAGCGATTTTCGGGTGCCCGGCGCATGACCAGCGCGATCTAGACTTCGCGCGCAAGTATGATTTGCCCGTCACGCCCGTCGTGCTGCCGGCCGGCGCCGATGCAGCTACCTTTGCGGTGGCTGACGAGGCCTTCACCGATGCGGGCACCATTTTCAATTCGGGGTTCCTCGACGGCAAGACCATCGAGGATGCCAAGCGGACGATTGCGGCCCATTTTGCTAAGCGTGAAGTCGATGGCCGGCCCCAGGGCACGGTGGAGGTCAACTACCGTTTGCGCGACTGGGGCGTCTCCCGCCAGCGCTATTGGGGCTGCCCGATCCCGGTGATCCATTGCGAGGTGTGCGGCACCCTGCCCGTGCCCAAGAAGGACCTGCCCGTCGTGCTGCCCGAGGATGTCAGTTTCGACAAGCCCGGCAATGCACTCGATCATCATCCGACCTGGAAGCATGTCCACTGCCCGCAATGCGGCGGCGCCGCAAGACGTGAAACCGATACGATGGACACGTTCGTCGATTCGTCCTGGTACTATGCCCGCTTCACCGCGCCCCACGCGGCGACCCCCACTGTTCCCGAGATCGCCAACCGCTGGTTGCCCGTTGATCAGTATATCGGCGGCGTCGAGCACGCGATCCTGCATCTGCTATATTCGCGCTACTTCACCCGCGCCATGAAGGCGACCGGCCATGTCGGTCTTGATGAACCCTTCAAGGGCCTCTTCACCCAGGGCATGGTGACCCACGAGACCTACAAGTCGCCCAAGGGCGACTGGGTCGCCCCGGTGGACGTGGTGGTCGAGACCTTTGGCGAGGGCCGCCGCGCCCAGCATCTGAAGTCAGGCGAGCGGATCTCGATCGGGTCGATCGAGAAGATGAGCAAATCCAAGAAGAACGTCATCGATCCCGACGAGATCGTCGCCACCTACGGCGCCGATACCGCGCGCTGGTTCATGCTGTCGGATTCGCCGCCTGAACGTGACGTGCAGTGGACCGAGGCCGGCGTCGAAGGCGCCAGCCGCTTCCAGCAGCGCGTATGGCGCTTGGTAGGTGAAACCATCGACATTGTGCAACAGTCATCCGGCACTGTTCGCGAAAGCGACGACAGCGAAGGGCTGGCCCTGCGCAAGATCATTCACCGCGCCGTGCACAATGTCGGCAATGACATCGAGGGCCTGCGCTTCAACCGCGCCGTGGCCCAGATCTATGAGCTGACCAATGCCCTGGTCCGCACCGCCGGCATCTGCGCCGTGGCACCCGCTGGACGGCTGGGCGCCCTGGAACTGGGCGTTTCCCATCTGATCCAGCTGATCGCCCCGATGATGCCGCACCTGGCCGAAACCTGCTGGGAAGCTCTGGGCAAACCGGGCCTCGTGGCCGATGCGCTGTGGCCCGATGTTGATTCAGCACTGCTGGTTGACGACGAGGTGACCCTGCCCATCCAGGTGAACGGCAAGCGCCGCGGCGAAATCACCGTCGCCAAGGGCACGCCGGCCGCGACCGTGGAACAACTGGTCTTGTCTATGGACGAGATTGTCCGCATGCTCGACGGCAAGGCACCCAAGAAGATCGTCATCGTGCCGGACAGGATCGTCAATGTCGTGGTCTGA
- a CDS encoding exodeoxyribonuclease III, which translates to MTVSIVTWNINSVRLRLPMVLDFIAQYHPDVLMLQEIKCTNDQFPAKAFAEAGYPHQAVHGQKGYHGVAIVSKFPLTDVSSRVFCDIPESRHVSALTDFGHGPVTLHDFYIPAGGDEPDPAINPKFKHKLGFLSELTSWFNEPIFQRGHLIAGDFNIAPHENDVWSHKQLLKIVSHTPVETEALDALLSGGHGWIDLVRKHVPYDQKLYSWWSYRSADWELANKGRRLDHIWSTADVAAHCIGAEIIKPARGWTDKPSDHVPVIARFAGV; encoded by the coding sequence ATGACCGTCTCCATCGTCACCTGGAACATCAATTCGGTGCGCCTGCGCCTGCCCATGGTGCTCGATTTCATCGCCCAGTATCACCCCGATGTGCTGATGCTGCAGGAGATCAAGTGCACCAATGACCAGTTCCCAGCCAAGGCCTTTGCCGAGGCCGGCTATCCGCACCAGGCAGTGCATGGCCAGAAGGGCTATCACGGCGTCGCCATCGTCTCGAAATTTCCCCTGACCGACGTTTCAAGCCGCGTGTTCTGCGACATTCCCGAATCGCGCCACGTCTCCGCCTTGACCGATTTCGGCCATGGCCCGGTGACGCTGCACGATTTCTACATTCCCGCCGGCGGCGACGAGCCCGACCCGGCCATCAACCCCAAATTCAAGCACAAGCTGGGATTCTTGAGCGAACTGACCAGCTGGTTCAACGAGCCCATCTTCCAGCGCGGTCATTTGATCGCCGGCGATTTCAACATCGCGCCGCATGAAAATGACGTCTGGAGCCACAAGCAGTTGCTCAAGATCGTCAGCCATACCCCGGTGGAAACCGAAGCGCTCGACGCCCTGCTCAGTGGCGGCCATGGCTGGATCGACCTAGTGCGCAAGCATGTGCCCTATGACCAGAAGCTCTATTCCTGGTGGAGCTATCGCAGCGCCGATTGGGAGCTGGCCAACAAGGGCCGCCGGCTCGACCATATCTGGTCAACCGCCGATGTTGCGGCCCATTGCATTGGTGCGGAAATCATCAAACCGGCTCGCGGCTGGACCGACAAGCCGAGCGACCACGTGCCGGTCATTGCCCGCTTCGCCGGCGTCTAG
- a CDS encoding response regulator transcription factor yields MNKRRILLVDDDADLRQTLVEQLEAHPEFEILQAGTANDALKSTRENNIDLTILDVGLPDMDGRDAVKLLRAEGYNSPILMLTGHDSDADQILGLDSGANDYLTKPFRFPVLLARINAALRQHDQSEDVVFTIGPYSFQPSVKMLETNDGIKVRLTDKETSILKYLYRQGPKTISRDILLKEVWGYNNRVTTHTLETHIYRLRQKIERDPSNARLLVTQEGGYRLVP; encoded by the coding sequence ATGAACAAGCGACGCATCCTGCTGGTGGACGACGATGCAGACCTGCGCCAGACGCTGGTCGAGCAACTCGAGGCCCACCCCGAGTTCGAAATTCTCCAGGCGGGCACGGCCAATGACGCCCTCAAGTCTACACGTGAAAATAATATCGATCTGACCATTCTCGATGTCGGTCTGCCCGACATGGACGGACGGGATGCGGTAAAGCTGTTGCGCGCGGAGGGCTATAACAGCCCCATCCTGATGCTCACCGGCCATGACAGCGATGCCGACCAGATCCTGGGCCTTGATTCGGGCGCCAATGACTACCTGACCAAGCCATTCCGCTTTCCGGTGCTGCTGGCGCGCATCAATGCGGCATTGCGCCAGCATGACCAGAGCGAAGATGTGGTGTTCACCATCGGGCCCTACAGCTTCCAGCCCTCGGTGAAGATGCTCGAGACCAATGACGGCATCAAGGTGCGCCTTACGGACAAGGAAACCTCGATCCTCAAATATCTCTACCGTCAGGGTCCCAAGACGATTTCCCGCGATATCCTGCTCAAGGAAGTCTGGGGCTACAACAATCGGGTAACCACCCATACGCTGGAAACCCATATTTATCGCCTGCGCCAGAAGATCGAACGCGACCCCTCCAATGCTCGCCTGCTGGTGACCCAGGAGGGTGGATACCGCCTGGTGCCGTGA
- the trmD gene encoding tRNA (guanosine(37)-N1)-methyltransferase TrmD, which translates to MSFSASIITLFPELFPGPLGASVLGRGLADGLWSLNAVQLRSFATDRHHTVDDTPSGGGAGMVLKPDILARAIDTVSPQGDYRPRILMSPRGTPLTQQRARQLALGPGAVIVCGRFEGIDQRVIDARGLEEISIGDYVLAGGEVAAMVLLEAVVRLIPGVLGGADSHADESFENGQLEYPQYTRPQSFEGLDIPPVLTSGDHGKIAKWRAEQSLALTQARRPDLLPPKPQSTIKR; encoded by the coding sequence TTGAGCTTCTCGGCATCAATCATCACGCTCTTTCCCGAGCTGTTTCCCGGCCCGCTGGGCGCCTCCGTACTGGGCCGCGGCCTGGCGGACGGCCTGTGGTCGCTCAACGCCGTGCAATTGCGCAGCTTTGCCACCGATCGCCACCACACCGTCGATGATACCCCATCGGGTGGCGGCGCCGGCATGGTGCTCAAGCCCGACATCCTGGCCCGCGCCATCGACACAGTCTCACCGCAGGGCGACTACCGCCCGCGCATCCTGATGTCGCCGCGCGGCACACCCCTGACGCAGCAGCGCGCCCGCCAGCTGGCTTTGGGGCCAGGCGCCGTGATCGTCTGCGGCCGTTTCGAGGGTATCGACCAACGGGTCATCGACGCCCGCGGGCTGGAGGAAATCTCGATCGGCGACTATGTGCTGGCGGGGGGCGAAGTCGCCGCCATGGTGCTGCTGGAGGCCGTTGTGCGCCTCATTCCGGGCGTGCTGGGCGGGGCTGACAGCCATGCCGACGAGAGTTTTGAAAACGGCCAGCTCGAATATCCGCAATATACCAGGCCGCAATCCTTCGAGGGCCTCGATATTCCCCCGGTGCTGACATCAGGCGATCACGGCAAGATCGCCAAGTGGCGGGCCGAGCAGAGCCTGGCCCTGACGCAGGCGCGCCGCCCCGATCTTCTGCCGCCCAAGCCACAAAGCACCATCAAACGCTAG
- a CDS encoding YggS family pyridoxal phosphate-dependent enzyme produces the protein MDVSAADKLAAIQERIARAQQRFGPPPTAVTLVAVSKTFPAEAIEPFLEAGQRVFGENRVQEAKDKWPALRERYPDVKLHLIGPLQTNKAREAVALFDVIETLDRDRLAGVLAEEMTKAGRQLPCFVQVNIGLEPQKAGIAPDETVDFVARCRSPHGLNVVGLMCIPPDGVPPGPYFAQMMALARDAGVAELSMGMSGDFEIAIGMGASHVRLGSALFGGRPPAA, from the coding sequence ATGGATGTCAGTGCCGCCGACAAGCTTGCCGCCATCCAGGAACGCATCGCCCGAGCGCAGCAGCGCTTTGGTCCGCCACCCACAGCGGTTACCCTGGTGGCCGTATCCAAAACCTTTCCCGCAGAGGCGATAGAGCCGTTCCTTGAGGCAGGCCAGCGCGTCTTCGGAGAAAACCGGGTGCAGGAGGCCAAGGACAAGTGGCCGGCACTGCGGGAGCGCTATCCCGATGTGAAACTGCATCTGATCGGGCCGTTGCAGACCAACAAGGCACGCGAGGCCGTGGCGCTGTTCGACGTGATCGAAACGCTTGACCGTGACCGCCTGGCCGGGGTGCTGGCCGAGGAGATGACCAAAGCCGGGCGGCAATTGCCGTGCTTCGTGCAGGTCAATATCGGGCTTGAGCCGCAAAAGGCCGGCATCGCGCCGGACGAGACGGTGGATTTTGTGGCACGCTGCCGCAGCCCGCATGGGCTCAACGTGGTCGGGCTCATGTGCATCCCGCCCGACGGGGTGCCGCCGGGACCGTATTTTGCCCAAATGATGGCGCTGGCGCGCGATGCCGGCGTGGCGGAGCTGTCGATGGGCATGAGTGGCGATTTCGAAATCGCCATCGGCATGGGGGCAAGCCATGTGCGGCTTGGCTCGGCCCTGTTCGGCGGTCGTCCGCCCGCGGCTTAA